One Methanobacteriaceae archaeon genomic region harbors:
- a CDS encoding DUF87 domain-containing protein, producing MDKIGQIVGGGLNNIYIRGKSGEKLELGDLLVSESKNKDKNSIIFQVKDIEYKSQLSASTHEMVSGLELEGFGAGLNWMEPELRNYVVAKAKPLLEVGKDGNIKSPKKLPDFFNYVRIINSDDLGFLETKDSNDYLHLGKVRSGSEQLDVDVSIDATKALTHHMLIPATTGRGKSNLVKVILWGLIESENTGILVLDPHNEYYGDTINKGLRDHPESQDMLDYYSVNSDAMGESLIISVKNIRPENFNGIFSFTSAQSDAMYALYNHFREDWILKIIEGIDSNTLSKIRVRAETINVIERKLDRYIGIYLKDDKIRFRSNIFKGEEGINTIENIINSLEEGKIVIIDTSKLSDSEELFIGSIISGRVLNKYKNFNSSELENKPVISIVIEEAPRVLGKDAFQGQMNIYSTIAKEGRKFKIGLIAITQLASVIPRPILANMNTKIILGNEMNVERSALIDSAAQDLSEDNRIIASLDKGQAIVSSVFTKFAIPIQIPFFDEYVDEYLKNNPPRKRVTGKIGLVGT from the coding sequence TTGGATAAAATTGGTCAAATTGTAGGTGGCGGATTAAATAACATTTATATAAGGGGAAAAAGTGGAGAAAAATTGGAACTAGGAGATCTTTTAGTTTCAGAATCTAAAAATAAAGATAAAAATTCTATTATCTTCCAAGTTAAAGATATTGAATATAAAAGTCAATTATCCGCATCAACTCATGAAATGGTTTCTGGATTAGAACTTGAGGGATTTGGGGCTGGTTTAAACTGGATGGAACCCGAATTAAGGAATTATGTTGTTGCAAAAGCTAAACCGTTACTTGAAGTTGGAAAAGATGGAAATATCAAAAGCCCAAAAAAACTTCCTGATTTTTTTAATTATGTAAGGATTATTAATAGTGATGATCTTGGATTTTTAGAAACAAAGGATTCTAATGATTACTTACATTTAGGAAAAGTTAGAAGTGGTTCTGAACAGTTAGATGTAGATGTATCTATTGATGCAACCAAAGCGTTAACTCATCACATGTTAATACCTGCAACTACTGGTAGGGGGAAGAGTAATCTGGTAAAAGTGATTCTATGGGGATTAATAGAATCTGAAAATACTGGAATTTTAGTTTTAGATCCTCACAATGAATATTATGGTGATACAATTAATAAAGGATTAAGAGATCACCCTGAAAGTCAAGATATGTTAGATTATTATTCTGTTAATTCTGATGCGATGGGAGAATCATTGATTATTAGTGTCAAAAATATCAGGCCAGAAAATTTTAATGGTATATTTTCCTTTACTTCAGCACAATCAGATGCTATGTATGCATTATATAATCATTTTAGAGAAGATTGGATCTTAAAAATTATTGAAGGTATTGATTCCAATACTTTAAGCAAAATTAGAGTTAGAGCAGAAACTATTAATGTTATTGAGCGAAAATTGGATAGATATATTGGTATTTACTTAAAAGATGATAAAATACGATTTAGAAGCAATATTTTCAAGGGTGAAGAAGGTATTAATACAATTGAAAATATCATTAATTCTCTTGAAGAAGGGAAAATTGTTATTATTGATACTTCTAAATTAAGCGATTCGGAAGAGCTATTTATTGGAAGTATAATTTCAGGAAGAGTTTTAAATAAATATAAAAATTTCAATAGTTCTGAATTGGAAAATAAGCCAGTTATAAGTATAGTTATTGAAGAAGCTCCTAGGGTATTAGGTAAAGACGCTTTTCAGGGACAAATGAATATTTATAGTACAATAGCTAAAGAAGGAAGAAAATTTAAAATTGGATTAATTGCCATAACTCAGCTTGCAAGTGTTATTCCTCGTCCTATATTAGCTAATATGAATACTAAAATTATTTTAGGAAATGAAATGAATGTTGAAAGATCTGCTTTAATAGATAGTGCAGCACAAGATCTTTCTGAAGATAATAGGATTATTGCGAGTTTGGATAAGGGTCAAGCTATTGTAAGTAGTGTTTTCACTAAATTTGCTATCCCTATTCAAATTCCTTTTTTTGATGAATATGTGGATGAATATCTTAAAAATAATCCTCCAAGAAAGAGAGTTACAGGAAAAATTGGTTTGGTAGGTACATAA
- a CDS encoding SMC family ATPase, which produces MIFKALNLDNIRSYKRYQIDFPLGTSLFEGDIGSGKSTILMAIEFALFGLGNQKGDSLLRKGSKRGTVVLEFENNGKNYLVERSLTRKDKSAPVRQGKSILSIDGAIYQFSPTEIKEKILEILNFNESPNPKSQSFIFRYAIYTPQEEMKNILSQKPDVRLQTLRRAFGIEEYKIAIENSLLISNYLKEIKRYFEGQIVNLNDKKQEFEELHKSKLSAEKDMGYLTIELSKYESIHDKEKSELEQLNSIEAKIKEIKVQIPHLKTQINDKELLIAKYSNEIKNLEDENQLLNQDIANFKKVEKPSNLNEEQIKGNISALKSTINKRNEILAKKSFLNDEKTDLESKLGDYKVSDVLDLTKEKQNIIKALEKKEDLITGTEEQNNEILKNKFRIGAVITELKEKQSNLDGVSDVCPICDSVLDDSRKKSIKNEREAQILEKSKEIEIIEEQLNRKSEDLKNLLKERDDYKNLIIEFGSLIVQKEKLDNLNGEIFKLNNACKALDLYMSSLEKDSSEISTPNELLFFYEEILEKIRYFNKIQGDIAQLNNQLIKNQNKIQEKSLEIESNSASKEVLSKTLLDAKKESEQLFDISDQIEKLKKEHQTTSFKFQDLKARYVKTKTLIDRFEIEIEKINSEIINKEKIKSRSNIVNDNYIWINDYLIPTLNLIEKRMMKKIFIDFNNNFQKWFKILIDDYSKAVKINEEFTPIVEQDGFEQEINYLSGGEKTSVAFAYRLALNSIVQVESTSLESNVLILDEPTDGFSKEQLFKIRDILDELKTEQLIMVSHEQELESFADHTFRVEKVDGNSTIVDL; this is translated from the coding sequence ATGATATTTAAAGCACTTAACCTAGATAATATTAGAAGTTATAAGCGTTATCAAATTGATTTCCCATTAGGAACTTCTCTTTTTGAGGGGGATATTGGCTCTGGAAAATCTACTATTTTAATGGCCATTGAATTTGCTTTATTTGGATTGGGTAATCAAAAAGGAGATTCATTACTTAGAAAAGGATCGAAAAGAGGTACTGTTGTCCTAGAATTTGAAAATAATGGTAAAAACTATCTGGTTGAAAGAAGTCTGACTAGAAAAGATAAGAGTGCGCCTGTAAGGCAAGGAAAATCTATTTTAAGTATTGATGGGGCGATTTATCAATTTTCTCCTACAGAAATTAAAGAGAAAATATTGGAAATTTTGAATTTTAATGAATCTCCAAATCCAAAATCTCAGAGTTTTATATTTAGATATGCCATTTATACCCCTCAAGAGGAAATGAAAAATATATTGTCCCAAAAACCGGATGTTAGGCTGCAAACACTCAGAAGAGCATTTGGAATAGAAGAATACAAAATTGCTATAGAAAATTCTTTATTAATTTCTAATTACCTAAAAGAGATAAAACGGTACTTTGAGGGCCAAATAGTTAATCTCAATGATAAAAAACAAGAATTTGAAGAACTTCATAAAAGCAAGCTTAGCGCTGAAAAAGATATGGGTTATTTAACAATAGAACTTTCTAAATATGAATCAATCCATGATAAAGAGAAATCTGAATTAGAACAGCTTAATTCTATCGAGGCTAAAATAAAAGAAATTAAGGTTCAGATACCTCATTTAAAAACTCAAATTAATGACAAAGAGTTATTAATAGCTAAATACTCAAATGAGATTAAAAATCTTGAAGATGAGAACCAGTTATTAAATCAAGATATTGCAAACTTTAAAAAAGTGGAAAAACCTTCAAATCTGAATGAAGAACAAATTAAAGGAAATATATCTGCTCTTAAATCGACAATTAATAAAAGGAATGAAATTTTAGCCAAAAAATCTTTTTTAAATGATGAAAAAACAGATTTAGAGTCAAAATTAGGAGATTATAAAGTTTCGGATGTTCTTGACTTGACTAAAGAGAAACAAAATATTATTAAAGCTTTAGAAAAGAAAGAGGATTTAATTACTGGGACAGAAGAGCAGAATAATGAGATTTTGAAAAATAAATTTAGAATTGGCGCTGTTATAACTGAACTAAAAGAAAAACAAAGTAATTTAGACGGGGTTAGTGATGTTTGTCCGATCTGTGATAGTGTATTAGATGATTCTAGAAAAAAATCAATAAAAAACGAAAGAGAAGCTCAAATTCTTGAAAAATCAAAAGAAATTGAAATTATTGAAGAACAATTGAATAGAAAATCCGAGGATTTAAAAAATCTATTAAAAGAAAGAGATGATTATAAAAATTTAATAATAGAATTTGGATCTCTTATTGTTCAAAAAGAAAAATTAGATAATTTAAATGGTGAAATATTTAAATTAAATAATGCTTGTAAAGCATTAGACCTATATATGTCTTCTTTAGAAAAAGACTCATCTGAAATTTCAACTCCTAATGAATTGCTATTTTTTTATGAAGAAATTTTGGAAAAGATTAGATACTTTAACAAAATTCAAGGGGATATTGCACAATTAAATAATCAATTAATCAAAAATCAGAACAAAATACAAGAAAAATCCCTTGAAATCGAATCTAACTCTGCAAGCAAAGAAGTATTGTCAAAAACTCTTTTAGATGCAAAAAAGGAATCTGAACAACTATTTGATATTTCTGATCAAATCGAGAAACTTAAAAAAGAACACCAGACAACAAGTTTTAAATTTCAGGATTTGAAGGCGAGATATGTCAAAACTAAAACATTAATCGATCGTTTTGAAATTGAAATAGAGAAAATAAACTCTGAAATTATAAATAAGGAAAAAATAAAGTCACGTTCAAATATTGTAAATGATAATTATATTTGGATTAATGATTATCTGATTCCAACTCTTAATTTGATTGAAAAGAGAATGATGAAAAAAATATTCATAGATTTTAATAATAACTTTCAAAAATGGTTTAAAATTCTTATTGACGATTATTCTAAGGCTGTTAAAATTAATGAAGAATTTACACCTATTGTTGAACAGGATGGTTTTGAACAGGAAATCAATTATTTGAGTGGCGGTGAAAAAACTAGTGTTGCATTTGCATATAGGCTAGCTTTAAACAGCATTGTTCAAGTAGAATCAACTAGTTTGGAATCTAATGTTCTTATTTTAGATGAACCTACAGATGGATTCAGTAAAGAACAACTTTTTAAAATTAGGGACATTTTAGATGAATTAAAAACTGAACAATTAATTATGGTTTCACATGAACAAGAACTGGAGAGTTTTGCAGACCATACATTCCGAGTTGAAAAAGTTGATGGTAATTCAACTATAGTTGATTTATGA
- a CDS encoding MFS transporter codes for MADNDQYKWGVVLVACLAIFIIVLDTSAMNVAITTLVVELNTTLSEIQGIIALYALIIASFMLLGSKLQDIMGRKKTFLIGLGIYVIGTTIATFSTSATMLLIGWAIFEGIGAALIFPATTTLVGSSYKGKDKITAFSIWGGVAAMGAAIGPIIGGIFTTYLTWRLVFGSEIVIVAVIFLLRHYLSESTPTLQWKDLDILGAVLSIISLVLIVTGILFLSDPMNWAYVTVLLVSGLILFAVFLLWQRRRINKHSQPLIDISLLKNRLFGLGTINSVIQQIPLAGFLFIIPVFLQQVIKLNAFNTGFALLPASITILVVAIVGARLSTLMDSKYVVMIGFLISAAGMIILAPVFNVNTQISDIIPGSIVFGVGIGLLMSQLTNLAMSAARDDQETDASGLFNSFKNLGYSIGTALIGVFLIVGMFWGISAGIASTGQAGNMTNEEIQSNVIFNYFEKMQTGTPPEVSPQLQPYTTEIINSSISSAMKQSFYAMALIMILGFITSIFIPKRKEPNP; via the coding sequence ATGGCCGATAACGATCAGTATAAGTGGGGAGTAGTATTAGTTGCCTGTTTGGCAATTTTTATCATAGTTTTAGACACATCTGCAATGAATGTGGCGATAACAACATTGGTAGTAGAATTAAATACAACTTTGTCTGAAATCCAGGGTATTATAGCATTATATGCTCTGATAATTGCTTCTTTTATGTTATTAGGGAGCAAACTCCAGGATATCATGGGAAGAAAAAAGACATTTTTGATAGGATTAGGTATTTATGTTATCGGAACAACTATAGCCACTTTTAGTACCTCTGCAACCATGCTTCTTATAGGATGGGCGATTTTCGAAGGTATTGGTGCTGCTTTGATTTTCCCAGCCACCACAACTCTGGTGGGATCCAGTTATAAAGGCAAAGATAAAATAACTGCTTTTAGTATTTGGGGTGGAGTAGCAGCAATGGGGGCAGCTATAGGCCCTATTATCGGTGGAATATTTACCACATATTTAACCTGGAGATTAGTATTTGGATCAGAAATAGTAATTGTGGCTGTAATTTTCTTGCTCAGACATTACCTATCTGAATCAACACCCACTCTCCAATGGAAAGATTTGGATATTTTAGGAGCAGTGCTTTCCATAATATCTTTAGTATTGATAGTTACGGGTATATTATTCCTCAGCGACCCCATGAACTGGGCATATGTAACTGTGTTACTAGTTTCAGGATTAATTCTCTTTGCAGTCTTTTTATTATGGCAGAGAAGGAGAATTAATAAACATTCACAACCACTAATTGATATATCCCTTTTAAAGAATCGTCTATTTGGTTTAGGTACTATTAACTCAGTTATACAGCAAATACCTCTAGCAGGATTTCTTTTTATTATACCTGTATTCCTCCAGCAAGTCATTAAACTCAATGCTTTCAACACCGGATTTGCTCTTTTACCAGCATCAATTACTATTCTAGTGGTGGCCATAGTAGGTGCCCGGTTATCAACCCTTATGGACTCTAAATATGTGGTTATGATTGGTTTTCTTATCTCAGCAGCAGGAATGATAATACTGGCCCCAGTATTTAATGTAAATACTCAAATATCAGATATCATTCCAGGATCAATAGTCTTTGGTGTAGGAATAGGCCTTCTAATGTCACAGTTAACTAATCTTGCCATGTCCGCTGCCAGAGATGACCAAGAAACTGATGCTTCTGGTTTATTCAACTCATTTAAGAATTTAGGTTATTCTATTGGAACTGCATTAATCGGTGTTTTCCTTATAGTGGGGATGTTTTGGGGAATTAGTGCAGGAATAGCATCTACAGGGCAGGCTGGGAATATGACAAACGAGGAAATACAAAGTAATGTTATATTTAACTACTTTGAAAAGATGCAAACCGGCACACCTCCGGAAGTATCGCCACAATTACAGCCGTATACTACGGAGATTATTAATTCGTCCATTAGTTCTGCAATGAAGCAATCATTCTATGCTATGGCATTAATCATGATCTTAGGATTTATAACCAGTATTTTTATTCCAAAGAGAAAAGAACCTAATCCCTAG
- a CDS encoding heavy metal-binding domain-containing protein, whose translation MLIITTPNIEGKEITEYHGLVTGDSLLGANLYKDMFSGVRDVVGGRTSKYEEELSNARHMALNIVQEKAEKMGANAVVGIRVTYHNLGGTMGNTIMVTISGTAVSFKE comes from the coding sequence ATGCTAATTATAACTACACCAAACATTGAAGGGAAAGAAATAACTGAATATCATGGATTAGTAACCGGGGACTCTCTTTTGGGAGCAAACCTCTATAAAGATATGTTTTCAGGAGTCAGAGATGTGGTAGGTGGAAGAACCTCCAAGTATGAGGAAGAGCTTTCCAATGCCAGACACATGGCTCTTAATATTGTGCAAGAAAAAGCAGAGAAAATGGGTGCCAATGCTGTGGTGGGAATTCGGGTGACTTATCATAATCTCGGGGGAACCATGGGAAATACTATAATGGTAACTATATCTGGAACTGCAGTTTCATTTAAGGAATAA
- a CDS encoding DNA repair exonuclease, producing MYKFAHLADCHLGFQKLAELKELEFKAFNDALDICVQEKVDFIIIAGDLFHSNLPDMNVVKKTVAKLREINEKNIPIYMSYGSHDFSPNATSIIDIITESGLLKNIYTPEIVELDDGNQKIGLRFTTDEKTQCKLTGIIGRKIGLEEDIFELLDIDSLENENGFKIFVFHTSITELMDKSLSKIVDSISINKFPKGFNYYAGGHIHKKIFTESVEGRGPVIYPGSLFSGYPRDFEISAKGEKRGFFITEFENDIIDIKFHEIKVAEYEFILLSVNDETSYQFYDRVLNEVQEIDVNNKIVILKLEGELSGGKTSDINLFDIRKTLNENGAFSVNINHHSLKSKEFSNITTKGENKAEIEENILRENIGTVNINIENLKGDKGAQKAYELVNILRHDSKLNEKKQDYKNRIIKDALNLLDVEVLPDDI from the coding sequence ATGTATAAGTTTGCTCATTTGGCTGATTGTCATTTAGGTTTTCAAAAACTAGCAGAATTAAAAGAATTAGAATTTAAAGCTTTTAATGATGCATTGGATATATGTGTTCAAGAAAAAGTTGATTTCATAATCATTGCTGGGGATCTTTTCCATTCTAATCTTCCAGACATGAATGTTGTAAAAAAAACTGTTGCAAAACTAAGGGAAATAAATGAAAAGAATATTCCTATCTATATGAGTTATGGTAGTCATGATTTTAGTCCTAATGCTACTTCTATTATAGATATAATTACAGAAAGCGGCCTTTTAAAAAATATTTATACTCCGGAAATTGTTGAATTGGATGATGGTAACCAAAAAATTGGATTGAGATTTACTACTGATGAAAAAACTCAATGTAAATTAACTGGAATCATTGGAAGAAAAATCGGTCTTGAAGAAGATATTTTTGAATTACTAGATATTGATAGTTTAGAAAATGAAAATGGTTTCAAAATTTTTGTTTTTCATACTTCTATTACGGAATTAATGGATAAATCGTTGTCTAAGATAGTAGATAGTATTTCAATAAATAAATTTCCAAAAGGTTTTAATTATTATGCCGGAGGCCATATTCACAAAAAAATTTTTACTGAGTCCGTTGAAGGTAGAGGCCCGGTTATTTACCCCGGTTCCCTTTTTTCAGGATATCCCCGAGATTTTGAGATTAGTGCTAAAGGTGAAAAAAGAGGGTTCTTCATAACTGAATTTGAAAATGATATAATCGATATAAAGTTTCATGAGATTAAAGTGGCTGAATATGAATTTATTTTATTGAGTGTTAATGATGAAACATCTTATCAGTTCTATGATCGGGTATTGAATGAAGTTCAGGAAATAGATGTGAATAATAAAATTGTTATTTTAAAGCTTGAGGGAGAACTCTCAGGTGGTAAAACATCTGATATAAATCTTTTCGATATTAGAAAAACTTTGAATGAAAATGGGGCGTTTAGTGTTAATATTAATCATCATAGTCTAAAATCTAAAGAATTTTCTAATATAACTACTAAAGGTGAAAATAAGGCTGAAATTGAAGAAAATATTCTTAGAGAGAATATTGGAACAGTCAATATTAACATTGAAAACTTAAAAGGCGATAAAGGCGCTCAAAAAGCATATGAACTTGTTAATATATTAAGACATGACTCAAAACTTAATGAAAAAAAACAGGATTATAAAAATAGAATTATTAAAGATGCTTTAAATCTTTTAGATGTTGAGGTGTTGCCTGATGATATTTAA